A segment of the Meles meles chromosome 4, mMelMel3.1 paternal haplotype, whole genome shotgun sequence genome:
cggctcaggtcatgattccagggtcctgggatcgagccccgcatagggctctctgctcagcagggagcctgcttcctcctctctctctgcctgcctctctgcctacttgtgatttctgtcaaaaaaaaaaaaaaatctttaaaaaaaaatatcattttgcaGGTCCACTAATGgacaaataaaaacagtatttaacATCTCTAAACACTTCACAGTAATCTTTCCCCAAATGGATTTGACCTTTCTTGAACAGTGTTTGGAGGGTACACAGggctttttgaaaatgttttcaatgGTATATCCTGTTTTTCATCTTAGAATCAAAAGGTGTTTCACAATTTCTTTTGTAGAGAATTCAGGATCACAGATCCAGAGGTTGAAGTCCTCTGATGAATGAAAGTGAATTACaacttattttatatatgcttTTATCCCACTTTTCTGTTCTCATCCAAAATAAATCTCATAATGGACCCCCTAAATTAGATGTTACATACATGGTGACATGCCTTTTTCTAAGTCAAAGGCTTCAATCATTTACCCTCACCAAGTCAGCCCTCTGCCCCAACCAAATGagaatgtatttttctaataACACAAAGAACGGAGTTATTCTTGTAATAACTCACCACATTTTCTTAATAGGATATTCCGGGAAAAGGACACAAGTATTGCCTTAAATTTTCTGTGGAAGAAATTATccaaaaagtaagtaaaatgtcctttattatgaaataaaatttgacttTATATTTTAGATCACCTTCCCTAATCAAATCATaggattaacttttttttttaaagttgtgaaattcctgccttggaaaaaaataacaagcatTCAAGGGTCCAATtatactcttttaaaaacatactctGAGATACATGAAGTAATTCTATTCAGCTATTTAGAAAAGACTACCCATATCAATTCAAATAAATTCTCTTAAATATATTCTAAGGGCAGTCTGAACTTACGCCTGATACAAACAAATGAAGTAATTTACTCTCCAGTCATCATCACTTTCTTATGTCTGCctttctcattctattttttatttcttccatttaaagAAAGCTGGTGCATTTAGATATTCATGAGCAACAAAACGATCAAATGATACCAGTATGTTCATAGGAATctttcagtaatgtggcagggagatttttaaatattacatacCTGCCAAATTATCAGTGagacaaacttaaaaaaaaaaaaggaactgcagTTTGTACCATAACCatcttaaaacttttaaaaaagcttgCTCTTCTGTTGAGCATAATTCAGAAGAGACACAGGCTAACATGAGAGATTTATTAAGATTATCTGAGTTGTTAGACAGCCATCTTCCAAAGCAGAACCAATGCTACTATTTGctactattttctaattttacatcTAGATACAGATTAATTTATCTGGGCTTCAggatatttctgttgtttcagaagCAGAGGGTAGAGTAAGACTTAAAAAGTAACTGAAGTCTAGAGGTAGTACATAAAGTCAGACTAAAATCTGGCCTCACGAATGGGATACCCCTTTAACACTGACATAATAAAGTTTCAAGATGAACTGTAAGATTATGATACTTGataagttataaaataagttatCTATTTTAGATACCTTCAAGAAAACTCTAGGCCACACCCAATTAAGATAGCTCTGTAATAGACACTCTGAAGTCAATGAATCAAGAAACATGATTAGGGGGCCAACACTTTAAATGTCGCATCTCAAGAATGACAGCTAGGAATGGATGGCCATTTACATGTAAAGGTATTTTGCAAAATGTTTCAAACAGCAAGTTACACTGAACTGTACAGCGGAAGTACTTTACCCTCTAATGGGACAAGATACTGCACCAGAAGTCAACTTCACATTTGAAGGAGAaattggaaagaacccagataaaGAAGATAACACATTTTATCAAAGACTCAAGTCCATGAAGGAACCACTTGAAGCACAAAATATTCCAGGTATATAAATATGGcatggaaaaaattttttcaattttagatCAGTATAAATTATCTGTGCTCAAAACTGTTAGATGTTAACAATATGTTGGAAATATACTggctttttcaaaaatattcattaCCAATCTAATTCAACAAAAAAGGGGCTTACTTATATTCTGTACACATTTGAAGGAAACTAAAACATGACTTAGAATTTAGATTTCTTAAAGGTTAACACTGTATGtataaataattccatttaccaTATAAATGTTTCCTCACCAGACAGTTTTGGAAATGTATCTCCAGAAATGAAGCCAGTTCGACACTTAGCCTGGGTTGCTTGTGGTTATATAATATGGCAGAATTCTACCGAAAACACATggtataaaatggtaaaaattcaAACTGTCAAGCAAGTGGTAAGTGATTTctataaaatatactattaacAGGGTTGTATTTTACTGAAAGTGTGATCATTCATAATTGGATAAATAGTGCCCATTCGGTCgttttgtatttaaaatagtgAAGCTGGTATTTTGAAGGAGAGGTCAGTTACAACCAAGGTTTAAAAAAGTTGAAGCTATGGTTTCAAGAGAGTAAAGTATTGAGTTATAAATAATTTGGCATTCAGTTTTTGTGCTCAGCTTAATACAGAGTATATTCTTTGGTGATCTAAATTTTGTACTGAAGTCTTTATAGCTATGCAAATGAAACTAcctgttttttttcctctactgaAATGGTGGTGCCAGAGCTCCTCAGAGACATGGCTGGCATTTTTTTGCCCCAAGAATCAGCTAGAACATATATCTTAGCATCTTTTAATCTTTGTGAAACTTGCtgtgtatcattttcttttctagtcaTAATCTACCACCTCATATCTTACTGCTAGCCTGCTAGTCTTTTAAGTCTGATAGGACTAGAACCTCCTCTTTCTAGTCTTTAAAGACATAAAGTCAACTTCACACTTTAGCTTTAtgaagaagttaaaaagaaaaaaaagtcaactgtTGATATCTAATGGATATGAAGAAAAACAGAGTACAAAGAAACCACAACAAACAGTTTTAGTTCTATAAGAGAAAAGGACTTTCCAAATGACTTGTTTCAGCTTGCTGGAAACAAACTGCAAGGCAGCTGGAGCACCTTTACTCCACAGGCTTTTGCAACCACCTAGTAGACACCTACGGGCACTGGCGGCCAGGACTCCCAATCACAATAATTAGAATATGATGTCAATATCTGACATAAATACACAACTACATTTTAAGAAACAgagccttttgtttgtttgttttttttacattgttaagtaggctctgcacccagtgtggagcccaacacagggcttgaactcacgaccctgagatcaagacctgagctagatcacaagtcagacgcttaaccctcTGAACCAGCTAGGCATCCCAACAGAGGATTCTTCTTAATGCATTTCTGCAGACATCTACTTTGGTTACAAATTCCTATTGGGGTAACAAGGC
Coding sequences within it:
- the LXN gene encoding latexin; translation: MEIPPTHFPASRAASVAENCINYQQGTPHKVFLVQTIKQASMEDIPGKGHKYCLKFSVEEIIQKQVTLNCTAEVLYPLMGQDTAPEVNFTFEGEIGKNPDKEDNTFYQRLKSMKEPLEAQNIPDSFGNVSPEMKPVRHLAWVACGYIIWQNSTENTWYKMVKIQTVKQVQRNDDFIELDYTVLLHDIASQEIIPWQMQVLWHPQYGTKVKHNSRLPKEAQLE